Proteins from a single region of Trichoderma asperellum chromosome 3, complete sequence:
- the RIB1 gene encoding GTP cyclohydrolase II, variant 2 (BUSCO:EOG092D2G5H), with protein MPSALPTQLVRPTQPTHPKMPSNARPAAGDSAQLPSFYSPRTAAADTPQSRDGQPIDELSLPPSHASPSPATQPPPPSLLSPAFTPPATPGNQTPTTAGLRGIPVDSSIPSGGCGSKKPRLLETLPEVNCVVRARIPTVSGTEMFLHLYTNNVDNKEHLAIVFGNDIRSKSLDEPREGETEMDRMIRGAYTGRLFPGRTTSGMGGPSSESQQEQSHRQDPPLVRIHSECYTGETAWSARCDCGEQLDEAARLMALPGNKAGGIIIYLRQEGRGIGLGEKLKAYNLQDLGSDTVEANLLLRHPADARSYGLATAMLMDLGQTDVRLLTNNPDKVRAIEGPNREIVVKERVAMVPLSWKGKGGFRSQEVEGYLKTKIEKMGHMLDMGSFPQ; from the exons ATGCCCTCAGCTCTCCCGACACAGCTCGTGCGACCCACGCAACCAACCCATCCCAAAATGCCGTCGAATGCGAGACCAGCCGCTGGCGACAGCGCCCAACTGCCCTCCTTCTACTCCCCCCGAACCGCTGCCGCCGACACTCCCCAGAGCCGTGATGGCCAGCCCATCGACGAGCTGTCGCTGCCGCCCAGTCATGCCAGCCCCTCGCCGGCGACGCAGCCGCCCCCGCCATCGCTGCTGTCGCCCGCCTTCACCCCTCCGGCCACCCCGGGAAACCAGACGCCAACAACTGCTGGACTGCGAGGAATACCGGTCGACAGCTCTATTCCGTCCGGTGGATGCGGCAGCAAGAAGCCCAGATTACTAGAAACGCTGCCCGAGGTCAATTGCGTTGTTCGGGCCCGCATCCCCACCGTCAGCGGCACCGAGATGTTCCTCCACCTGTATACCAACAATGTCGACAACAAGGAGCATCTGGCCATTGTTTTTGGCAATGACATCCGGAGCAAGTCGCTGGATGAACCCCGCGAGGGAGAGACCGAAATGGACCGCATGATTCGAGGTGCCTACACAGGTCGGCTGTTCCCAGGCCGGACAACGAGTGGCATGGGCGGTCCTTCGTCCGAGTCTCAGCAGGAGCAAAGCCATCGCCAGGACCCGCCATTGGTGCGGATACACTCAGAATGCTACACTGGAGAGACTGCGTGGTCGGCGCGATGCGACTGCGGCGAACAGCTTGACGAGGCTGCTCGGCTAATGGCTCTACCGGGCAACAAGGCTGGCGGTATCATCATTTATCTGCGGCAAGAGGGCCGCGGTATTGGGCTTGGCGAGAAACTGAAGGCTTATAACTTGCAAGACCTTGGATCCGATACAGTGGAAGcgaatctgctgctgcgacacCCGGCCGATGCTCGAAGCTACGGGCTGGCTACTGCCATGCTCATGGACCTGGGACAGACAGATGTGCGCCTGCTGACCAATAACCCCGACAAGGTCCGTGCCATTGAGGGCCCGAATCGAGAGATTGTCGTCAAGGAGCGAGTTGCCATGGTGCCCTTGTCATGGAAAGGCAAGGGTGGCTTCAGAAGCCAAGAAGTAGAGGGCTACTTGAAGACAAAG ATCGAAAAGATGGGCCATATGCTGGACATGGGATCATTTCCTCAATAA
- the RIB1 gene encoding GTP cyclohydrolase II (BUSCO:EOG092D2G5H) encodes MPSNARPAAGDSAQLPSFYSPRTAAADTPQSRDGQPIDELSLPPSHASPSPATQPPPPSLLSPAFTPPATPGNQTPTTAGLRGIPVDSSIPSGGCGSKKPRLLETLPEVNCVVRARIPTVSGTEMFLHLYTNNVDNKEHLAIVFGNDIRSKSLDEPREGETEMDRMIRGAYTGRLFPGRTTSGMGGPSSESQQEQSHRQDPPLVRIHSECYTGETAWSARCDCGEQLDEAARLMALPGNKAGGIIIYLRQEGRGIGLGEKLKAYNLQDLGSDTVEANLLLRHPADARSYGLATAMLMDLGQTDVRLLTNNPDKVRAIEGPNREIVVKERVAMVPLSWKGKGGFRSQEVEGYLKTKIEKMGHMLDMGSFPQ; translated from the exons ATGCCGTCGAATGCGAGACCAGCCGCTGGCGACAGCGCCCAACTGCCCTCCTTCTACTCCCCCCGAACCGCTGCCGCCGACACTCCCCAGAGCCGTGATGGCCAGCCCATCGACGAGCTGTCGCTGCCGCCCAGTCATGCCAGCCCCTCGCCGGCGACGCAGCCGCCCCCGCCATCGCTGCTGTCGCCCGCCTTCACCCCTCCGGCCACCCCGGGAAACCAGACGCCAACAACTGCTGGACTGCGAGGAATACCGGTCGACAGCTCTATTCCGTCCGGTGGATGCGGCAGCAAGAAGCCCAGATTACTAGAAACGCTGCCCGAGGTCAATTGCGTTGTTCGGGCCCGCATCCCCACCGTCAGCGGCACCGAGATGTTCCTCCACCTGTATACCAACAATGTCGACAACAAGGAGCATCTGGCCATTGTTTTTGGCAATGACATCCGGAGCAAGTCGCTGGATGAACCCCGCGAGGGAGAGACCGAAATGGACCGCATGATTCGAGGTGCCTACACAGGTCGGCTGTTCCCAGGCCGGACAACGAGTGGCATGGGCGGTCCTTCGTCCGAGTCTCAGCAGGAGCAAAGCCATCGCCAGGACCCGCCATTGGTGCGGATACACTCAGAATGCTACACTGGAGAGACTGCGTGGTCGGCGCGATGCGACTGCGGCGAACAGCTTGACGAGGCTGCTCGGCTAATGGCTCTACCGGGCAACAAGGCTGGCGGTATCATCATTTATCTGCGGCAAGAGGGCCGCGGTATTGGGCTTGGCGAGAAACTGAAGGCTTATAACTTGCAAGACCTTGGATCCGATACAGTGGAAGcgaatctgctgctgcgacacCCGGCCGATGCTCGAAGCTACGGGCTGGCTACTGCCATGCTCATGGACCTGGGACAGACAGATGTGCGCCTGCTGACCAATAACCCCGACAAGGTCCGTGCCATTGAGGGCCCGAATCGAGAGATTGTCGTCAAGGAGCGAGTTGCCATGGTGCCCTTGTCATGGAAAGGCAAGGGTGGCTTCAGAAGCCAAGAAGTAGAGGGCTACTTGAAGACAAAG ATCGAAAAGATGGGCCATATGCTGGACATGGGATCATTTCCTCAATAA
- a CDS encoding uncharacterized protein (EggNog:ENOG41), giving the protein MQPQDIRLRLVIRRHGLPEIKLVWPCSCAEDVTIAKVLEQVNEVIPLESGEWGLEDYAVELEDGKGGSFECLHFQQVGRILKDEDQVIIRSLLTGDLKRRRLSGRHQISDDGRHLIDGLAFGRSWIRTPRDRPHIDLPPRKRVRFSNEVEDDDEEQEQLLLEALPFSQNGNVKNVRIVDHYEDDDEDDDDYDFQEYQEYPGGSTSTSDTSPNRRIHVGEHKDDSDMDDDADEEDDDDEDLEAELRLLRQDATARATDTYIPHSNEEEGIEIGNEEEEDSTADELPSSNSSGKDSIASQSYSHLHMDSLVVVFRSAFPKLSDEDIKSALAQTNKNMRKAYLSLSMLQEPCQTFHQMMDDVPFLLVQESFLRAKENTNVLNGIEATNGLLIESQEKVKGRPKPLIQEVEDSEETEVSENPKVSQLNGGVSISLARSNQIQDLSSDETSESDFEESESDSEEDTSSEEESGSDSESDSSDASGNNSSSGEEGDRGRVSNLPTATTAPKKFKDASSGESSSSEGSDESSDSDSAEESDSDSDSESESESESESESEVEEVSSKKPVKLTHPAHSTNKKQNITVALATQAQATNQPRPVGLTRTQKRNARRKRNKAFKELGLEQSQSANSDEDGATKDDFLARKEALLAAILNESHEGGGTNGEAEMEAAPLLDQMLEDQPQEMETDINKVAEAETSEPKDTPGKRSTRVDLGAGRRLVFGALGLKAPSTKADEQKIRDNLMKDVRPLVNPRTLRDGDGNNASEAPLMDEEDPDAWREKIVYKAVECCHEDMVLSEPPFPFVQRWDPQQKYHTMRKRKRASENYQADTSYDDSAYYYADEPEEDYYARDAGEKSKKKKQRKSANLQSGNVEQDEQDVILNYDEAPIKSSQFTDMDDLPSLPKDIKALPLVTPESAQPGMVITWNQLLMSKATKWQPELLPITGLIIPGGGNGSVHVTLARRDRENNEKVYDEITGKRIYDKFEAPDLDEVSGEEDEEEEDNGFRSLQWTEMLEPRILQQAPVTNNNTEAAAAATEGEMPSGHDQVSELQPEADALESQPSTGQVRAAVENDLMHDSFGTIQSGQRLPRLDLSMSEVQISTASNSFEFMGQLNSNNLAKIGDAQLDHALTAAANPPNAHSAKSNFLVEREDEAAADHEAELAYSLANAVAEGVSSSHTPMPKMAEPSEDQGGEDEGQQTRREEGQGEEQTSAHSGSAIHSDAVIAVSQFSIPSGRQPRTAFSMENGAHHDTLIPETLLHLRESTPQPNNSKSQASSSSRSSPFPSLEEIFLSAQPTQNSGRKMDTPSLSTSQVVPARDMEYEEAMRKLDEGHESDASPEEKQEEQEEVDSKVFPNATQPSLRTRLADEKLPALSTSLSQPEKKTNDKSPFAIPTGSQVIVLSSSPGSSNGVPDETNEPEDGRPSPAKGKRKLPTGPGWVWKGTPDERDGSNGKRKERATPSSRASRRGRSEAKGEPLSHTPLVSAVSKYRGRKGR; this is encoded by the exons ATGCAACCCCAGGACATCCGCCTTCGGCTGGTGATCCGCCGTCACGGGCTGCCCGAGATCAAGCTTGTCTGGCCCTGTTCCTGCGCCGAGGACGTCACCATCGCAAAGGTTTTGGAGCAGGTTAACGAGGTCATTCCCCTCGAGAGCGGCGAATGGGGCCTTGAAGACTACGCCGTGGAGCTTGAGGATGGGAAAGGCGGCAGCTTCGAGTGTCTGCACTTCCAGCAGGTTGGCCGGATTCTGAAAGACGAAGACCAGGTCAT TATTCGATCTCTCCTCACCGGCGATTTGAAGCGACGGCGACTCAGCGGACGACACCAGATCTCCGACGATGGGAGGCACTTAATAGATGGCCTCGCCTTTGGCAGATCTTGGATAAGAACTCCTCGCGACCGCCCTCACATCGACCTGCCGCCACGAAAACGTGTTCGTTTCAGCAACgaggttgaagatgatgatgaagagcagGAGCAACTTCTGCTCGAAGCATTGCCTTTTTCTCAGAACGGAAATGTCAAGAACGTGCGAATTGTAGACCAttacgaagacgacgacgaagacgacgacgactacgATTTCCAAGAGTATCAAGAATACCCTGGTGGCTCTACTTCAACATCTGATACCTCTCCGAATAGAAGGATACATGTGGGCGAGCACAAGGACGATAGTGACATGgacgatgatgctgatgaagaggatgatgacgacgaagatctTGAAGCGGAACTGCGCCTTCTAAGACAAGATGCCACCGCTAGGGCTACTGATACCTACATACCGCATTctaatgaagaagaaggtatTGAGAtaggaaatgaagaagaagaagatagtaCGGCAGACGAGCTTCCTAGCTCCAACTCTTCTGGCAAGGATTCAATAGCTTCTCAGAGCTATAGTCACCTACACATGGACAGCCTTGTCGTGGTGTTTCGATCGGCATTTCCAAAATTATCGGATGAAGATATTAAATCGGCTCTTGCCCAGACGAACAAGAATATGAGAAAAGCCTATTTATCACTATCAATGCTTCAAGAACCTTGTCAAACTTTTCATCAAATGATGGATGACGTTCCTTTCCTTCTTGTTCAGGAATCTTTTCTACGCGCCAAGGAGAACACCAACGTCCTCAATGGAATTGAAGCCACCAATGGATTACTCATTGAAAGTCAGGAGAAAGTAAAGGGACGACCGAAGCCGCTCATTCAAGAAGTCGAAGACTCTGAAGAAACCGAAGTTTCCGAGAATCCTAAAGTATCTCAGTTGAATGGTGGTGTTTCAATCTCTCTCGCGAGATCAAATCAAATCCAAGATTTGAGCAGCGACGAAACTTCTGAGTCTGACTTTGAAGAGTCGGAATCAGATTCAGAAGAGGATACATCttcagaagaagagagcggATCGGACTCTGAGAGCGACTCTAGCGATGCCTCTGGGAATAACAGCTCCTCCGGCGAGGAAGGAGACAGAGGCCGTGTTAGCAATTTACCTACAGCAACCACGGCTCCTAAGAAATTCAAAGATGCCTCGTCAGGGGAAAGCTCTTCTAGCGAGGGCAGCGACGAGTCAAGCGATTCGGATTCAGCAGAAGAGTCGGACTCGGATTCAGACTCTGAATCCGAGTCTGAATCCGAATCTGAATCTGAGTCtgaagtagaagaagtaTCATCGAAAAAGCCAGTAAAGCTAACACATCCTGCACATTCAACGAACAAAAAACAGAACATCACAGTTGCACTTGCCACTCAAGCTCAAGCAACTAATCAACCACGGCCAGTTGGTTTGACGCGAACACAAAAGCGCAATGCGAGGAGGAAACGTAATAAGGCCTTCAAAGAACTAGGCCTTGAGCAGTCTCAGTCAGCAAACAGCGACGAGGATGGTGCCACGAAAGACGACTTTCTGGCACGAAAAGAGGCACTCCTAGCTGCCATCCTTAATGAATCTCACGAAGGTGGCGGAACAAACGGTGAGGCAGAAATGGAAGCTGCTCCTCTGCTAGATCAGATGCTTGAAGACCAGCCGCAGGAAATGGAGACAGATATCAATAAGGTAGCCGAAGCCGAAACATCTGAACCGAAAGATACGCCGGGAAAACGCTCAACCCGTGTTGACCTGGGCGCAGGTCGCCGGCTTGTATTTGGCGCTCTGGGCTTGAAAGCCCCGTCAACCAAAGCTGATGAGCAAAAAATTCGTGACAACCTCATGAAAGACGTGCGACCGCTAGTCAATCCACGCACTCTgcgagatggcgatggtaATAACGCCAGCGAGGCCCCATTaatggatgaagaagatcctGATGcttggagagagaaaattgtCTACAAGGCTGTGGAATGCTGCCATGAGGACATGGTACTTAGCGAGCCCCCATTCCCTTTTGTCCAACGCTGGGATCCCCAGCAAAAGTATCACACTATGCGAAAGCGAAAGCGCGCGTCGGAGAACTACCAAGCCGATACCTCGTATGACGACTCTGCGTACTATTATGCTGATGAGCCCGAGGAAGACTATTACGCTAGAGATGCCggagaaaaaagcaaaaagaagaaacagagaAAGTCTGCGAACCTGCAGAGTGGCAATGTGGAACAAGATGAGCAAGATGTAATTCTCAATTACGATGAAGCGCCCATAAAGAGCAGCCAGTTTACGGACATGGATGATCTGCCATCCTTGCCCAAAGATATCAAAGCGCTGCCGTTGGTAACGCCTGAATCAGCCCAGCCTGGGATGGTCATTACTTGGAATCAGCTCCTCATGTCAAAAGCTACGAAATGGCAGCCAGAATTGTTACCGATTACGGGCCTAATTATTCCTGGAGGCGGAAACGGTAGCGTCCACGTCACGTTGGCCAGACGAGACCGCGAGAATAACGAGAAGGTATATGACGAAATTACCGGAAAGCGAATCTACGACAAATTTGAGGCTCCAGACCTAGATGAAGTGAGcggagaagaggacgaggaagaagaggacaaCGGCTTCAGATCATTGCAGTGGACGGAGATGCTTGAGCCTCGCATTCTGCAGCAAGCTCCTGTgaccaacaacaacacggaagcggcggcggcggctacaGAGGGCGAGATGCCATCAGGGCATGACCAGGTAAGCGAACTCCAACCAGAGGCGGATGCTTTAGAGAGCCAACCCAGTACGGGTCAAGTGCGGGCAGCTGTTGAAAATGATTTGATGCACGACTCTTTTGGCACAATACAGTCCGGTCAGCGATTGCCAAGACTGGATCTATCCATGTCTGAAGTGCAAATTAGCACTGCCAGCAATAGCTTCGAGTTTATGGGACAGTTGAACAGCAACAATCTGGCAAAAATAGGAGACGCTCAACTGGATCACGCATTgacagctgcagccaatccCCCAAATGCACACTCTGCAAAGTCAAATTTTTTGGTAGAGCgagaagacgaagcagcTGCTGACCATGAGGCAGAACTAGCATATAGCCTAGCGAATGCCGTGGCAGAAGGAGTCTCGAGTTCTCACACGCCTATGCCGAAGATGGCGGAGCCGTCTGaagaccaaggaggagaggatgAAGGACAGCAGACgcgacgagaagaagggcagggagaagagcagacATCAGCGCATAGTGGCAGCGCGATCCACTCCGACGCAGTCATTGCCGTATCGCAGTTTAGTATCCCGAGTGGGCGGCAACCGCGGACGGCATTTTCCATGGAGAACGGTGCACATCACGACACATTGATCCCCGAAACATTGCTACATCTACGCGAGAGCACACCACAGCCAAACAACTCGAAATCGCAGGCGTCAAGttccagcagaagcagcccGTTTCCGTCGCTGGAGGAGATATTCCTGTCTGCTCAACCCACTCAAAATTCCGGCAGGAAGATGGATACCCCTTCTTTGTCAACGAGCCAGGTCGTGCCTGCACGGGATATGGAATACGAAGAAGCTATGCGCAAGCTTGATGAGGGGCACGAGTCAGATGCCTCTCCCGaggagaagcaagaagaacaagaggaaGTAGACAGCAAGGTGTTTCCCAACGCAACGCAGCCATCGCTTCGCACGAGACTTGCAGATGAGAAGCTGCCAGCGTTGTCAACTTCTCTTTCTCAaccggagaagaagacgaatgACAAATCACCGTTTGCCATACCGACTGGAAGTCAAGTCATTGTTCTGAGCTCTAGCCCAGGCTCCAGTAATGGCGTGCCAGATGAGACTAATGAACCGGAAGATGGGAGACCCAGTCCTGcgaagggaaagagaaagctaCCTACTGGTCCTGGGTGGGTTTGGAAAGGCACCCCGGATGAGAGAGATGGGTCGAAcggcaagagaaaagagagggcgACACCTTCATCGAGAGCCAGTCGGCGAGGACGATCAGAAGCTAAAGGAGAGCCGCTATCGCATACGCCGCTTGTCAGCGCTGTGAGCAAATACAGAGGGCGAAAGGGGCGGTAG
- a CDS encoding uncharacterized protein (TransMembrane:3 (i21-45o51-70i210-228o)~EggNog:ENOG41), protein MRHRQPERQPWPCFAAVLQRFLVELLLFLFFFFFFFFCFTTASAYPNTPAASALPPSTAASASSAAAASAQKLPAPARNRPSIAAAPSDQLGHATPPSAADAALSTLVTIPLQAKLDDSAAASSSASSAAAAALLSAASSSSSSSSSSTSSSSPTPPLAAALPPGQDASMSDLAYRMTSEYTCTTIGGETFCRVHVPVLKADAPMRATDMRVVLAVVSCLAGILAWGLV, encoded by the coding sequence ATGCGCCACCGGCAGCCGGAACGCCAGCCCTGGCCGTGCTTTGCCGCCGTGCTGCAGCGTTTCTTGGTCgagctgctcctcttcttgtttttcttcttcttcttcttcttctgcttcacgACAGCTTCTGCATATCCCAACACACCTGCAGCGTCTGCTCTGCCTCCGTCCACCGCAGCTTCAGcgtcttctgctgctgctgcctctgcccAGAAACTGCCCGCGCCCGCACGGAACCGACCCTCGATTGCAGCAGCTCCATCGGATCAGCTCGGGCACGCGACCCCACCGTCTGCCGCAGACGCCGCATTATCGACGCTTGTGACGATCCCGCTGCAGGCCAAGCTTGACgattcagcagcagcttcttcttctgcttcttctgctgctgctgctgctcttctttctgctgcatcatcatcatcatcatcatcatcatcatcaacttcttcttcctcgccgaCTCCTCCCCTCGCCGCCGCACTGCCGCCGGGCCAAGACGCCAGCATGTCCGACCTAGCCTACCGCATGACCAGCGAATACACCTGCACCACCATCGGCGGCGAGACCTTCTGCAGAGTGCACGTGCCCGTGCTCAAGGCCGATGCGCCGATGCGGGCGACGGACATGCGCGTCGTGCTAGCCGTAGTGAGCTGCCTAGCCGGGATTCTTGCCTGGGGACTGGTTTAG
- a CDS encoding uncharacterized protein (BUSCO:EOG092D1SLW), producing the protein MGTHPSNPSKDLNTGRTLLDLCAENQSLLSEPVSARYGAKLPFLFKVLSVNKALSIQAHPNKKLAEQLHARDPKNYPDDNHKPEMAIAITPFEGLCGFRPLGEVAHFLETVKPLRTLVGEHEASQFIQAAKEQGGDEASKKKALQKAFGGLMSSSSDDIDREIASLVALAKSEGADFAAGGVPSTKGDVLVELVTRLHGQYGSDIGIFVLFFLNFVTLQPGEALFLVADDIHAYVSGDIIECMAASDNVVRAGLTPKFKDVSTLVDMLTYNYAPIDEQKMNPTEYPYATLNRTAYSSGSAVMLYDPPIEEFSVVRSLLRGEGAKATFDPLEGPSIVICTNGKGTIAVGEAKHDIEEGHIYFVGSAAELILESAVGQEEEFTTFKAFCEIGGSEKEKL; encoded by the coding sequence ATGGGCACCCACCCCTCCAACCCCTCCAAGGACCTCAACACCGGCCGCACGCTCCTCGACCTCTGCGCCGAAAACCAGAGTCTCCTCTCCGAACCGGTCTCTGCCAGATACGGCGCCAAACTGCCGTTTCTCTTCAAGGTCTTGTCCGTCAACAAGGCCCTTTCCATCCAGGCCCATCCCAACAAGAAGCTCGCCGAGCAGCTGCACGCCCGAGACCCGAAAAACTACCCCGATGACAACCACAAGCCCGAGATGGCCATTGCCATTACCCCCTTCGAGGGCCTGTGTGGATTCAGGCCGCTGGGCGAAGTCGCACACTTTTTGGAGACGGTGAAGCCCCTAAGAACTTTGGTGGGAGAGCACGAGGCGTCACAGTTTATCCAGGCCGCCAAAGAGCAGGGTGGCGATGAggcatccaagaagaaggctctgCAGAAAGCATTCGGCGGCCTGATGTCCTCTTCGTCCGACGACATTGACAGGGAAATTGCCAGCCTTGTGGCGCTCGCCAAGTCTGAGGGCGCCGATTTCGCTGCTGGTGGCGTGCCGTCCACCAAGGGCGACGTCCTTGTTGAGCTTGTCACCCGACTTCATGGCCAATACGGCTCCGATATTGGCATTTTcgtgctcttcttcctcaactTTGTCACTCTGCAGCCCGGCGAGGCCCTGTTCCTCGTCGCCGACGACATCCATGCCTACGTTTCCGGCGACATCATTGAATGCATGGCAGCCTCTGATAACGTTGTCCGCGCTGGCCTGACACCAAAGTTCAAGGATGTGTCCACTCTGGTCGACATGCTCACGTACAACTATGCGCCCATTGATGAGCAGAAGATGAACCCTACCGAATACCCATACGCAACGCTTAACCGGACTGCCTACAGCTCTGGATCAGCCGTCATGCTGTATGATCCCCCGATTGAAGAGTTTAGCGTCGTGCGCTCCCTGCTCCGCGGAGAGGGAGCAAAGGCTACCTTTGATCCTCTCGAAGGCCCCAGCATCGTTATTTGCACCAATGGCAAAGGCACGATTGCCGTCGGTGAGGCAAAGCACGACATCGAGGAAGGACACATATATTTTGTCGGATCTGCTGCAGAGCTGATTCTTGAGTCTGCAGTTGGCCAGGAAGAGGAATTCACGACGTTCAAGGCCTTCTGCGAGATTGGTGGAtcagaaaaggagaagctatga